A part of Actinoallomurus bryophytorum genomic DNA contains:
- a CDS encoding SDR family NAD(P)-dependent oxidoreductase, producing the protein MSDEAGLRGRVVLLTGASGGIGGALGRRLIAAGARVAFTYGEHAEDAERLVAEAKDAGLDAIALAGDLADAAVPARLVEETTAALGPVEILVANAGHSAQREYAKVDLATWDRTLAVNLRAPFLLAQAVLPNMTERGWGRVLFMSSVAAFTGGVVGPHYAASKAGLHGLLHFLASRVAAQGVTVNAVAPALIEDTRMLPAGDGDAPALPIPVGRYGRPEEVADLSMAVLRNGYLTNQVIGLDGGIHPR; encoded by the coding sequence GTGTCGGATGAGGCCGGCCTTCGCGGCCGGGTGGTGCTGCTCACCGGCGCCAGTGGCGGCATCGGCGGCGCGCTCGGCAGGCGGCTGATCGCCGCCGGTGCGAGAGTGGCCTTCACCTACGGCGAGCACGCCGAGGATGCCGAGCGGCTCGTGGCGGAGGCGAAGGACGCCGGCCTCGACGCGATCGCGCTGGCCGGAGATCTCGCCGACGCCGCGGTCCCGGCGCGGCTGGTCGAGGAGACCACGGCGGCCCTCGGCCCGGTCGAGATCCTGGTCGCGAACGCCGGCCACTCGGCCCAGCGGGAGTACGCGAAGGTCGACCTCGCGACCTGGGACCGTACGCTCGCGGTGAACCTGCGCGCGCCGTTCCTGCTGGCCCAGGCCGTACTGCCGAACATGACCGAACGCGGCTGGGGACGCGTGTTGTTCATGTCGTCGGTCGCGGCCTTCACGGGCGGCGTCGTCGGCCCGCACTACGCCGCCTCGAAGGCCGGCCTGCACGGCCTGCTGCACTTCCTGGCCTCCCGCGTCGCCGCCCAGGGCGTGACCGTGAACGCGGTGGCACCCGCCCTGATCGAGGACACCCGCATGCTGCCCGCCGGCGACGGTGACGCCCCGGCGCTGCCCATCCCAGTCGGCCGCTACGGCCGCCCCGAAGAGGTGGCCGACCTGTCGATGGCGGTGCTCCGCAACGGCTACCTCACCAACCAGGTGATCGGCCTCGACGGCGGCATCCACCCCCGCTGA
- a CDS encoding choice-of-anchor C family protein: MTNSGKSTNGFAQGSMPSHQRGRGRGSRWRRLSAGVGLVGAFTVVGASVTTPADAASGFGDGGFETPVVQPYTFHTYFAGESVGPWTVTSGSVELNGAGFWQAADGDQSLDLDGADTGALSQIFSTNLLTTYRVSYSLAGNPDDIPAVKTGKVLVNGHVAQNFSFDTTGTSRTNMGYVTKAFTFLSAGTSAKLEFVSTTTPGGYGPVIDKVKVDSCLLIICVS; the protein is encoded by the coding sequence ATGACAAATTCGGGCAAGTCGACCAATGGCTTCGCGCAGGGAAGCATGCCGTCGCACCAGCGCGGACGGGGCCGCGGCAGCCGCTGGCGACGTCTGTCCGCCGGCGTGGGATTGGTCGGAGCGTTCACCGTCGTGGGTGCGTCCGTCACCACGCCGGCAGACGCCGCGTCGGGGTTCGGCGACGGCGGTTTCGAGACCCCGGTCGTCCAGCCCTATACCTTCCACACGTACTTCGCGGGCGAGTCCGTCGGCCCGTGGACGGTGACCAGCGGCAGCGTCGAATTGAACGGTGCGGGATTCTGGCAGGCGGCCGACGGAGACCAGTCGCTCGACCTGGACGGTGCCGACACGGGCGCCCTTTCGCAGATTTTCTCTACGAACCTGCTGACCACGTACAGGGTCTCCTACTCCCTGGCGGGAAACCCCGACGACATCCCGGCCGTGAAGACCGGAAAGGTACTCGTCAATGGCCATGTCGCGCAGAACTTCTCGTTCGACACGACCGGCACGAGCCGGACGAACATGGGATACGTGACGAAGGCTTTCACCTTCCTGTCGGCCGGCACCTCCGCGAAGCTGGAATTCGTCAGTACGACGACTCCCGGCGGGTACGGGCCGGTCATCGACAAGGTGAAGGTCGACAGCTGCCTCCTCATCATCTGCGTCTCCTGA